A single Criblamydia sequanensis CRIB-18 DNA region contains:
- a CDS encoding non-canonical purine NTP pyrophosphatase, with product MPINWKLNTSNKGKFEEFQILFNKHGINLNYSHTDLKEIDADPITVIAHKASQVEPFTLVDDTSLDITGEKVGIHVRWLLEHLKDCLNREAVWTVLLAYREDKNIFIYKGAVFGKIVPKSGDRGFGFDPFFMPKGSLKTLAEFKPDKFNARAQAVNAFIRNKIYKVVPEINNWEGPWQ from the coding sequence ATGCCTATTAACTGGAAACTTAATACAAGCAATAAGGGGAAATTTGAAGAATTTCAAATTTTATTTAATAAACATGGAATTAATCTAAACTATTCACATACTGATTTAAAAGAAATCGATGCAGACCCAATTACTGTCATTGCGCATAAGGCCAGTCAAGTCGAACCCTTTACCCTTGTTGATGATACGTCTTTAGACATAACAGGCGAGAAAGTTGGCATCCATGTCCGTTGGCTTCTTGAACATTTGAAGGATTGCTTAAATAGAGAGGCTGTTTGGACTGTTTTATTAGCCTACCGAGAGGATAAAAATATTTTCATTTATAAAGGCGCAGTCTTTGGAAAAATCGTTCCAAAATCGGGCGATCGAGGTTTTGGCTTTGATCCATTTTTTATGCCAAAAGGCTCTCTTAAAACACTTGCCGAATTTAAACCCGACAAATTCAATGCTAGAGCTCAAGCAGTTAATGCCTTTATCCGGAATAAAATTTATAAAGTTGTTCCTGAAATCAATAATTGGGAAGGCCCTTGGCAATAG
- the upp gene encoding uracil phosphoribosyltransferase — MDPMQNLKSELLTLLRMEETSSSEFRKASKAFCSLLAGEAFNHFSMENFSIRTPVEKTTGLKRKKAAVLIPILRSGIAMLDPFLEFFEEARVGFFGFERDEKTFLPKHYYQNIPVFNQEDKIILLDPMLATGGTLLEALRLLIEKKASEENIIIASVIAAPEGIEAVKKLYPNVKLVLGTVDHKLNEKCFIVPGLGDFGDRYFGTLIP; from the coding sequence ATGGATCCTATGCAAAACTTAAAGTCTGAATTATTAACTCTTTTAAGGATGGAAGAAACCTCCTCCTCTGAATTTAGGAAGGCGTCCAAGGCTTTTTGCAGCCTTCTTGCCGGAGAAGCTTTTAACCATTTTTCGATGGAAAATTTTTCGATTCGTACTCCGGTTGAAAAAACGACAGGTTTAAAAAGAAAAAAAGCTGCCGTTTTAATCCCGATTCTAAGATCCGGAATAGCGATGCTAGACCCTTTTTTAGAATTTTTTGAAGAAGCGAGAGTTGGTTTTTTTGGTTTTGAAAGAGATGAAAAAACTTTTCTTCCCAAACACTACTATCAAAATATTCCCGTCTTTAATCAGGAGGATAAAATTATTCTTCTAGACCCCATGCTGGCAACAGGGGGAACTTTGCTTGAAGCTTTAAGACTTTTAATTGAGAAAAAAGCGTCAGAGGAAAATATTATCATTGCCTCTGTTATTGCAGCGCCGGAAGGCATTGAAGCCGTAAAAAAATTATACCCCAACGTTAAATTGGTTCTCGGCACCGTTGACCATAAATTAAATGAAAAATGCTTTATAGTTCCGGGTCTTGGTGATTTCGGGGACCGCTATTTTGGGACTTTAATTCCATAA
- a CDS encoding tetratricopeptide repeat protein, which yields MHRNFKAFLFLSLFVSKAIADDPFPYTPPPNFNLEYDYIKVHHPVTTNNLAAQALFDQGLTFIYAFNHDAAYWSFLRASQADPEMPMAYWGMALALGKNINMDAPLPREHEAYQLIQKALSIQRKITPSEQDYLSALASRYSNDPKPDLEELSKNYSVAMRGLADKYPDDPDASVLFAESLLDVRPWNQWSNDGKPLDGTLEAVNALESVLKEYPDHLGANHYYIHVIEASPHPEWALMSAERLKTLLPSSGHILHMPSHIYLLLGDYRKAVLANQQAIAADKAYIYRYGLDGIYPVHYLSHNLYFLSRAYAMEGNYLGAKQAAIDLRNFYSPHFKHMPELEYYEPTPLFIFLRFNKYKEILNLPKPRKEMQMTESLWHFGRAVAFSGLGQKEEALNERDLFLETAGEAPENAMYGLNKFKTIIAIAENYLDAKLSLEDGDRKSAIEHLTKAVGIQDTLRYNEPPDWFFPLRESLGGLHLQEGQFSEAEKVFREDLSHHPKNGRSLFGLREALRGQSKFDDLYWVEQEFAKAWRYSDTKLTIKQL from the coding sequence ATGCATAGAAACTTTAAAGCCTTTTTATTCTTAAGCTTATTTGTATCCAAGGCAATAGCCGATGACCCTTTTCCCTATACCCCGCCGCCGAACTTCAACTTAGAATACGATTACATCAAAGTCCATCATCCGGTAACCACAAATAACCTTGCGGCACAGGCTTTATTTGATCAAGGGCTTACCTTTATTTATGCCTTTAATCATGACGCCGCGTATTGGTCTTTTTTAAGAGCTTCGCAAGCAGATCCTGAAATGCCGATGGCTTATTGGGGGATGGCTTTAGCTCTTGGAAAAAATATCAATATGGATGCTCCGCTTCCAAGAGAACATGAGGCTTATCAGCTTATTCAGAAAGCGCTTTCTATTCAGAGAAAAATTACGCCAAGCGAACAGGATTACCTTTCAGCATTGGCTTCAAGATACTCTAATGATCCAAAACCTGATTTGGAAGAGCTTTCAAAAAACTACAGTGTCGCTATGAGAGGCCTTGCAGACAAATACCCTGATGATCCGGACGCTTCTGTTTTATTCGCTGAAAGCTTGCTTGACGTCAGACCCTGGAACCAATGGTCGAATGATGGAAAACCTCTTGATGGAACTTTGGAAGCGGTGAACGCATTGGAGTCGGTATTAAAAGAGTACCCGGATCATTTAGGGGCAAATCACTACTACATCCATGTGATTGAAGCATCACCTCATCCCGAATGGGCTTTAATGTCTGCTGAAAGATTAAAAACACTACTACCTTCATCAGGCCATATTTTACATATGCCGTCGCACATCTATTTGCTTCTTGGAGACTATAGAAAGGCTGTTTTAGCAAACCAGCAAGCAATTGCGGCAGATAAAGCCTACATTTACAGGTACGGTTTAGATGGAATCTATCCTGTTCATTATTTAAGCCATAACCTTTACTTTTTATCGCGCGCATACGCCATGGAAGGCAATTACTTGGGGGCGAAGCAAGCAGCAATCGATCTTAGAAACTTTTATTCGCCTCATTTTAAACATATGCCGGAACTTGAATATTATGAGCCGACGCCTCTTTTTATTTTCCTCCGCTTTAACAAATACAAAGAAATTTTAAATCTTCCTAAGCCTAGAAAAGAAATGCAAATGACAGAAAGTTTATGGCATTTTGGCAGAGCCGTTGCTTTCTCAGGACTTGGTCAAAAAGAAGAGGCTTTAAATGAAAGGGATTTATTTTTAGAAACAGCCGGCGAGGCACCTGAAAATGCCATGTACGGGCTTAATAAATTTAAAACGATTATCGCGATAGCAGAAAATTATTTAGATGCCAAATTAAGCCTTGAGGACGGAGATAGAAAAAGCGCCATCGAACATTTAACCAAAGCCGTTGGGATACAAGATACTCTTAGGTATAACGAACCGCCAGACTGGTTTTTTCCCTTAAGGGAAAGTTTAGGAGGGCTTCACCTTCAAGAAGGGCAGTTTTCAGAAGCTGAAAAAGTTTTTAGAGAGGATTTATCCCATCATCCTAAGAATGGAAGATCCCTCTTCGGTTTAAGAGAAGCCTTAAGAGGCCAATCCAAATTTGATGATCTTTATTGGGTTGAGCAAGAATTTGCCAAAGCTTGGCGCTATAGTGATACTAAACTTACCATAAAACAACTCTAA
- a CDS encoding phosphatase PAP2 family protein translates to MNFESIHIEELVLIKKLQIIRTPFLDYLLKGVTLFDEQPLLLFMGIGFIYGVDRTLGLRFLALLLLSGIVNALLKSFFEEPRPCWLDPSLQVFSCPKNNGFPSGAAQSAVIVPGLIIMYRNCLSSWILGVLFAVLLSFSRIYLGVHFFTDLIGGWLIGFGLLFAASQFSKIESFLKKLSKETQLLIAFLMAFLPLLFVSNQNTLNWTFLASGLAFGLVFNKRHIETSWKLGMLSIFISMALGFFLIEFFKQKSILTQSVHFMFGFFILMGLPNLLLLFKSLQAKLKEDYIEISDKR, encoded by the coding sequence ATGAATTTTGAATCTATCCATATAGAAGAGCTTGTCTTAATAAAGAAATTACAGATTATAAGAACTCCTTTTCTTGACTATTTGCTAAAAGGTGTCACCCTGTTTGATGAGCAACCTCTTCTTTTATTTATGGGGATTGGGTTTATTTATGGGGTTGATAGAACATTGGGCCTCCGTTTTTTAGCCCTTCTTCTTTTAAGCGGTATAGTTAATGCTCTTTTAAAGAGTTTTTTCGAAGAGCCAAGGCCTTGTTGGCTTGATCCTTCACTCCAAGTTTTTTCTTGTCCGAAAAATAACGGTTTTCCAAGCGGGGCCGCCCAAAGTGCCGTTATTGTCCCCGGGCTAATTATTATGTATCGTAATTGTTTATCCAGCTGGATTTTGGGAGTGCTCTTTGCCGTTTTATTGTCTTTTTCGAGGATTTATCTTGGGGTTCATTTTTTTACGGACTTAATAGGGGGATGGTTAATTGGTTTTGGACTTCTTTTCGCGGCATCGCAGTTTTCAAAAATCGAATCCTTTTTAAAAAAACTATCAAAAGAAACACAACTTCTAATTGCTTTTTTGATGGCCTTCTTGCCTTTGTTGTTTGTAAGCAATCAAAACACTCTCAATTGGACTTTTCTAGCTTCAGGTTTAGCTTTTGGACTTGTTTTTAATAAAAGACATATAGAAACAAGTTGGAAGCTTGGAATGCTATCAATTTTTATCAGTATGGCTTTAGGGTTTTTTTTGATTGAATTCTTCAAGCAAAAAAGCATCCTCACCCAAAGCGTACACTTCATGTTCGGCTTTTTTATCCTTATGGGTTTGCCGAATCTTTTGCTTTTATTCAAATCCCTTCAAGCAAAATTAAAAGAAGATTATATCGAGATATCAGATAAGAGATAG
- the queF gene encoding NADPH-dependent 7-cyano-7-deazaguanine reductase QueF (Catalyzes the NADPH-dependent reduction of 7-cyano-7-deazaguanine (preQ0) to 7-aminomethyl-7-deazaguanine (preQ1) in queuosine biosynthesis), which produces MLDLAPLGKKTVYIETYSPELLFPVSRNLARDKLKLDSIPFKGWDKWNGYEISFLNRKGKPLIALAEFTFPCTTENIVESKSLKLYLNSFNASAFDSLEEVQEIMEKDISSAIKGEVSVKLFPLTSLKEKELRELPGTCIDDLDIEVNEYSVNPKLLKTSSAEVEETLYSNLLKSNCLATGQPDWGSLWIHYAGPRIDHESLLKYIISFRNHSGFAEHCVESIFMDLFKECRPKNLSVYARYTRRGGLDINPFRSNFEDLFINERNIRQ; this is translated from the coding sequence ATGCTTGATCTGGCCCCTCTTGGAAAAAAAACAGTTTATATTGAAACTTATTCTCCTGAATTATTATTTCCCGTTTCAAGAAACCTAGCTAGAGATAAACTGAAGCTTGATTCTATCCCCTTTAAAGGTTGGGATAAGTGGAACGGCTATGAAATTTCTTTTTTAAACAGGAAAGGAAAACCCTTGATTGCCCTCGCGGAATTCACTTTTCCTTGCACAACGGAAAATATTGTCGAGTCTAAATCATTAAAACTTTATTTGAATTCTTTCAATGCGTCTGCTTTCGATTCGTTAGAAGAAGTTCAAGAAATTATGGAAAAAGATATTTCTTCAGCCATCAAAGGAGAGGTGTCTGTAAAGCTGTTCCCTCTTACTTCCTTAAAAGAAAAAGAGCTTAGGGAGCTTCCAGGTACTTGCATTGACGATTTGGATATTGAAGTAAATGAATATAGCGTCAACCCTAAACTTTTAAAAACAAGCTCTGCCGAAGTGGAAGAAACCCTCTATAGCAATTTATTAAAATCGAATTGCCTAGCCACAGGTCAGCCCGACTGGGGATCTTTATGGATTCACTATGCAGGACCCAGAATAGACCATGAATCACTCCTTAAATACATTATTTCTTTTAGAAATCATTCGGGATTTGCCGAGCATTGTGTAGAAAGCATTTTTATGGATCTCTTTAAAGAATGCCGCCCTAAAAATCTTTCTGTCTATGCAAGATACACAAGAAGAGGGGGGCTAGATATTAACCCTTTCAGATCAAACTTTGAAGATCTTTTCATTAACGAAAGAAACATCAGACAATAG
- a CDS encoding phosphatase PAP2 family protein codes for MFLEEQIYGIKQIHLIRTPFLDTFFKSVALFDEEPLILYAAIGIIYGINRAFGVRFLLLLLINSLVNDTLKNFFQSPRPTFYDPTLSVFSSLGGYGFPSGGAQKAILTLGMLVGFQNRRFTWVSGGLFFLLLSFSRIYLGAHFFTDVFAGWIVGLFLVLAATQASKIEFWLSQFKPNLMLAGLSLLPIMTLFFETRVHTQILGFMASGIGIGLILSKNSYAPSLKKGIAAIILSGTFDFIIFYNTEGNLFLFLIFAYGLFVTFGLERLFRVKSLFVTNEIKV; via the coding sequence ATGTTTCTCGAAGAACAAATTTATGGTATTAAACAGATACATCTCATTAGAACGCCCTTTTTAGACACCTTTTTTAAAAGCGTGGCTTTATTTGATGAAGAACCCCTTATTTTGTATGCTGCCATTGGGATTATCTACGGGATAAATCGGGCTTTCGGGGTGCGTTTTCTCCTTCTTTTATTGATCAATAGCTTGGTTAATGACACTCTAAAAAACTTTTTTCAATCTCCAAGGCCTACCTTTTATGATCCTACATTAAGTGTTTTTTCAAGCCTCGGCGGATATGGCTTTCCAAGCGGAGGTGCTCAAAAAGCGATTCTTACTCTTGGCATGTTAGTAGGGTTTCAAAATCGAAGATTCACTTGGGTTTCAGGAGGGTTATTCTTCTTACTGCTATCTTTTTCAAGAATTTATTTAGGGGCCCATTTTTTTACAGATGTTTTTGCCGGGTGGATAGTTGGCCTATTTCTTGTTTTAGCGGCAACGCAAGCTTCAAAGATAGAGTTTTGGCTTTCTCAATTCAAGCCAAACCTTATGCTTGCCGGCTTAAGTTTACTTCCCATTATGACCCTTTTTTTTGAAACGAGGGTCCATACTCAAATCCTTGGCTTTATGGCATCCGGAATCGGCATCGGGCTTATTTTATCAAAAAATTCGTATGCCCCCAGCTTAAAAAAAGGGATTGCAGCCATTATTTTAAGCGGGACTTTTGACTTTATTATCTTTTACAACACGGAAGGGAATTTGTTTCTTTTTCTTATATTTGCCTATGGACTTTTTGTGACTTTTGGCCTAGAAAGACTTTTTAGAGTAAAGAGCCTCTTTGTAACAAATGAAATAAAAGTTTAA
- a CDS encoding glycosyltransferase family 2 protein, with amino-acid sequence MDISVVIPCFNAGNYLLEALESVSRQTFLPKEIIVIDDGSTDDSIKKAKSSYPSVIFYHQSNKGPGSARNLGALNSKSEALCFLDADDLFEKTKLEIQSKALKESPESLIFGHVSQFLSPECEPSSIKTPNKQAGIHAGTLLLKRDLFLKIGLFPTNVQIGEFLSWYLKAKEQGVKIVMLPEVLMRRRIHKNNLSLREACHRSQFAKILLSQKLNKTK; translated from the coding sequence TTGGATATCAGTGTTGTCATCCCATGCTTCAATGCGGGAAACTATCTCTTGGAAGCCCTTGAGAGTGTTTCTCGCCAGACTTTTTTGCCAAAAGAAATCATTGTCATCGATGACGGGTCTACAGACGATAGCATTAAAAAAGCAAAATCGTCGTACCCAAGTGTTATTTTTTATCATCAAAGTAACAAAGGGCCTGGATCTGCAAGAAATTTGGGAGCTTTGAATTCCAAAAGTGAAGCTCTCTGTTTTTTAGATGCCGACGATCTTTTTGAAAAAACAAAATTAGAAATCCAATCAAAAGCTCTAAAAGAATCTCCTGAATCCCTTATTTTCGGCCACGTAAGTCAATTTCTTTCACCCGAATGCGAACCCTCATCCATTAAAACGCCAAACAAACAAGCCGGCATCCATGCAGGAACTTTACTCCTTAAAAGAGATCTTTTTCTAAAAATCGGGTTATTTCCTACAAATGTTCAAATTGGCGAATTCCTCTCATGGTATCTGAAAGCAAAAGAACAAGGGGTAAAGATAGTTATGCTCCCTGAAGTTCTAATGAGAAGGCGAATACATAAAAATAATTTGAGTTTAAGAGAAGCTTGTCATCGAAGCCAATTTGCAAAAATATTGTTGAGTCAAAAATTAAACAAAACTAAATAA
- a CDS encoding M2 family metallopeptidase: protein MESFIKKHVEKIEPLEQKRNLAWWNLATTGKEVFEEELKELEKEIKLIYSNQEDFLFLKEKEGSLKDPLLERQRKLLYLRYAENQIPKELIDQIVALETEIESIYVNFRPTVEGKSLSNNELKSILVNSLNTEERKKVWEASKEIGQKVEDKVLKLIKLRNRSAKALGYDNYYSMRLHLQEIDEKWLFEWLDHLDEKMRGPFSSYKAGLDEKLSQRYGISVSELRPWHYFDPFFQEAPDTASNLDSYYKDKDVAGISETYYRAIDLPVEDILKRSDLYERENKNQHAFCNCIDRKQDIRILCNLKDNEYWMCTELHELGHAVYDKYIDPGLPYLLRTFAHTNMTEAIAMLFGRLSKNQDWISTFVDSGISSNTVSRINENLLVFSRWAMVMIYFEKALYEENEKSLNKTWWTLVEKFQNITINKDRDSPDWAAKLHLACAPVYYQNYLIGEAIASQIQHYVLKNGASLMNATLGNQLKKLFVLGAKKNWQETLKEFTKEDLTASYLLSDISI, encoded by the coding sequence ATGGAATCTTTTATCAAGAAACATGTAGAAAAAATTGAACCCCTTGAACAGAAAAGAAATTTAGCCTGGTGGAATCTTGCTACTACCGGAAAAGAAGTTTTTGAAGAAGAGCTCAAAGAACTCGAAAAAGAAATAAAACTTATTTATTCGAACCAAGAAGATTTTCTTTTTTTAAAAGAAAAAGAAGGATCGCTCAAAGACCCTCTCCTTGAAAGGCAGCGCAAACTTCTTTATTTAAGATATGCTGAAAATCAAATTCCCAAAGAGTTAATCGATCAGATCGTCGCTTTAGAAACAGAAATTGAATCTATCTATGTGAACTTCAGGCCAACTGTCGAAGGCAAATCCCTTTCGAATAACGAACTCAAATCCATTTTAGTAAATAGTCTTAATACGGAAGAGAGAAAAAAAGTTTGGGAGGCTTCAAAAGAAATCGGTCAAAAAGTTGAAGATAAGGTCCTTAAGCTTATCAAGCTTCGAAACCGCTCTGCAAAGGCTCTTGGATACGATAATTACTACTCCATGCGTCTTCATTTGCAAGAGATTGATGAAAAATGGCTTTTTGAATGGCTTGACCATCTCGATGAAAAAATGAGAGGCCCTTTTTCATCTTATAAAGCCGGTTTGGATGAAAAACTAAGCCAACGATACGGGATTTCCGTTTCTGAATTAAGGCCATGGCACTATTTCGACCCTTTTTTTCAAGAAGCGCCGGACACCGCTTCTAATTTGGATAGCTATTATAAAGATAAGGATGTTGCCGGCATAAGCGAAACCTACTATAGGGCGATAGATTTGCCTGTCGAAGATATCCTTAAGAGGTCTGATCTCTACGAAAGAGAAAATAAAAATCAGCATGCTTTTTGTAATTGCATCGATCGAAAGCAAGATATTAGGATTCTATGCAATTTAAAAGATAATGAGTATTGGATGTGCACAGAACTTCATGAACTTGGACATGCCGTCTATGATAAATATATTGATCCAGGCCTCCCCTACCTATTAAGGACTTTTGCTCATACCAATATGACAGAGGCCATTGCTATGTTGTTTGGGCGTTTAAGCAAAAATCAGGATTGGATCTCAACTTTTGTAGACTCCGGCATATCCTCAAACACAGTTTCAAGGATTAACGAAAATCTTCTTGTCTTTTCAAGATGGGCTATGGTGATGATCTATTTTGAAAAAGCGTTATATGAGGAAAACGAAAAAAGTTTGAATAAAACCTGGTGGACTCTGGTAGAAAAATTTCAAAATATAACCATTAATAAAGACCGAGATTCCCCTGATTGGGCAGCCAAACTGCATCTTGCATGCGCGCCTGTTTATTATCAGAATTATTTAATCGGCGAAGCCATAGCAAGTCAAATACAACATTATGTCTTAAAAAACGGGGCTTCTTTAATGAATGCAACTCTTGGGAATCAATTGAAAAAGCTTTTTGTTTTAGGAGCTAAAAAAAATTGGCAAGAAACTCTTAAGGAATTTACCAAAGAGGATCTTACCGCAAGCTATCTCTTATCTGATATCTCGATATAA
- a CDS encoding phosphotransferase has product MKTIFFLLLLHTSVLLSNNIFNPEFNLPRSFLQKAFPQDFHQITISNLEGGYSEAMNYLVQKNGKAYVLKMHQSDESPSKLLKEQYAMQEAAKLGISPRVFYIDSSRKSILMDFVKGARCTQTFAKSPHFFSKISEALRKIHTIKQNPYEDETFKMKAEGIYAALSSRRFFKNEGKEAIDLIRKIDWELSSKNYPKTNIHGDLNPGNILIDGQKIHLIDWYETLVDDPFHDLAFLSISHSYNSQEEYSLLMNYLGSVPREADIYHFNQIKKINLAVLSLTYFWVTNELMENSPGINSKNGIKDWSFYSHLLSLKGQNLSAQFFYEAATRALMDAKAVI; this is encoded by the coding sequence ATGAAAACTATATTTTTTCTATTACTACTTCACACTTCAGTATTATTATCTAATAATATTTTTAATCCTGAGTTCAATTTACCTCGGTCCTTTTTACAAAAGGCCTTTCCTCAAGACTTTCACCAAATTACAATATCAAATTTGGAAGGAGGGTATTCTGAAGCTATGAATTACCTCGTTCAAAAAAATGGAAAAGCCTACGTGCTTAAGATGCATCAAAGCGATGAATCCCCAAGTAAGCTTTTGAAAGAACAATATGCTATGCAAGAAGCCGCAAAGCTTGGCATTTCACCAAGGGTTTTTTATATAGATTCAAGCCGTAAGTCTATTCTAATGGATTTTGTAAAAGGGGCAAGATGCACGCAAACTTTCGCAAAATCGCCGCATTTTTTTTCTAAAATAAGTGAAGCGCTTAGAAAAATCCATACAATCAAACAAAACCCTTATGAAGATGAAACCTTTAAAATGAAAGCCGAAGGCATTTATGCCGCGCTTTCTTCCCGAAGATTTTTTAAAAATGAAGGAAAAGAGGCGATTGATTTAATTAGAAAAATCGATTGGGAACTATCTTCTAAGAATTATCCAAAGACAAATATCCATGGAGATTTAAATCCCGGCAACATTTTAATTGATGGTCAAAAAATACATTTGATTGACTGGTATGAAACTTTGGTTGATGACCCTTTTCATGACTTGGCTTTTCTATCTATTTCACATTCTTATAATAGCCAAGAAGAATACTCTTTACTGATGAATTATCTTGGGAGCGTTCCAAGAGAGGCCGATATTTATCATTTTAATCAGATCAAAAAAATAAACCTTGCCGTGCTTAGTTTAACTTACTTTTGGGTTACAAATGAACTGATGGAAAATTCCCCCGGAATCAACTCTAAAAATGGCATTAAGGATTGGTCTTTTTATTCCCATCTTTTGTCTTTAAAAGGACAAAACCTATCAGCTCAATTTTTTTATGAAGCGGCGACTCGCGCCCTTATGGATGCAAAAGCGGTTATTTAG
- a CDS encoding MATE family efflux transporter: MDLTEGNIPHHLKTIAIPASIAFLFNTLFNVVDTFFAGWVSTNAQAALTLSFPVFFIVVAIIQGVSTSTAALIGNALGEQDNRKISLFKAQALLFGFILSIFISIVGFYSAKSLFLLMRAHGEPLHLATNYMQAIFLASFFPVTSYAFHGIFIAYGEARPLRNWLIAASIINAFLNPLLIFGGFGLPALGFQGIAFATIISFILGTFYMGYKLVKERYIGDVKFTDFYPNFGILKELASQIIPSSLNMMAIAIGVFVVTGFVQIFGDKAVASYGIGTRIQQLFLLPIIGLSTAAIAIIGQNNGAKKFNRIDEVVRLALLWSAPLLLLGFFIMLFSPEALMKIFTKDHEVIEYGSLFLRIGAFTSWAYSGLIIFTSALQGLKRAPLSLIIGIIRQVIFPILLIPFTLKIAGGGLNTIWLTTLGINTFVLLLAWLIFKNVMNLERKELEEEKARHHAKEEGF; this comes from the coding sequence ATGGATTTAACTGAAGGGAATATACCACATCATTTAAAAACGATTGCCATTCCTGCAAGCATTGCTTTTTTATTTAATACATTATTTAACGTGGTGGATACTTTTTTTGCAGGCTGGGTATCGACAAATGCCCAAGCCGCCCTAACTTTAAGCTTTCCCGTTTTTTTTATAGTGGTTGCAATCATTCAAGGGGTATCCACCTCAACTGCTGCGCTTATTGGAAATGCTCTTGGTGAACAGGATAATAGGAAAATATCTCTTTTTAAAGCCCAAGCTTTATTATTTGGATTTATTCTTTCGATCTTCATTTCAATTGTAGGTTTTTATTCAGCGAAAAGCCTTTTTCTATTGATGCGAGCCCATGGAGAGCCTCTTCATTTAGCCACCAACTATATGCAGGCAATCTTCCTAGCTTCTTTTTTTCCGGTCACAAGCTACGCCTTCCATGGTATTTTTATTGCCTATGGTGAAGCGAGACCCTTAAGGAATTGGTTAATCGCAGCTTCCATTATAAACGCTTTTTTAAACCCCTTGCTTATTTTCGGCGGTTTCGGCCTTCCGGCTTTGGGTTTTCAGGGCATTGCCTTTGCAACCATTATCAGCTTTATTTTGGGAACGTTTTACATGGGCTATAAATTGGTTAAAGAAAGGTATATCGGGGATGTAAAATTTACAGATTTTTATCCGAATTTCGGAATTTTAAAGGAATTAGCCTCCCAGATCATCCCTTCGTCTTTAAACATGATGGCCATTGCTATCGGGGTTTTTGTTGTCACAGGCTTTGTTCAAATTTTTGGCGATAAAGCGGTGGCAAGCTATGGCATAGGCACACGAATTCAACAACTTTTCTTACTTCCCATCATCGGGCTATCGACTGCCGCTATCGCAATTATAGGACAAAACAATGGCGCTAAAAAATTTAATCGTATCGACGAGGTGGTTCGTCTCGCTCTTTTGTGGAGTGCACCCTTACTTCTCTTAGGTTTTTTTATCATGCTGTTTTCGCCTGAGGCTTTGATGAAAATTTTTACAAAAGACCACGAGGTAATTGAATATGGCAGTCTCTTTCTTAGGATTGGCGCGTTTACATCCTGGGCTTATTCCGGTTTAATCATTTTTACCTCCGCACTGCAAGGTCTTAAAAGAGCGCCTCTTTCACTAATTATCGGAATCATAAGACAAGTCATCTTTCCTATTTTGCTCATTCCTTTCACCCTTAAAATAGCGGGAGGAGGCTTAAATACCATTTGGCTTACAACCCTTGGGATCAATACCTTCGTGCTGCTGCTTGCTTGGCTGATTTTTAAAAATGTCATGAACCTTGAGAGGAAGGAACTCGAAGAGGAAAAAGCAAGGCATCATGCTAAAGAAGAAGGCTTTTAA